In one window of Tursiops truncatus isolate mTurTru1 chromosome 5, mTurTru1.mat.Y, whole genome shotgun sequence DNA:
- the CXCL9 gene encoding C-X-C motif chemokine 9 isoform X1 → MISKSMFSKEFLRLKIKYRSDSVEQIQEQLHSTTMKKSGVSLLLGIIFLTLIGVQGTPTMRNGRCSCINTSPGTIHSKFLKDLKQFAPSPSCEKTEIIATMKNGAQTCLNPNSTDVKELIKEWEKQVNQKKKQKKGRKYKKTKKVPKVKKSLHPPQKKTT, encoded by the exons ATGATTTCCAAGAGCATGTTCTCTAAAGAATTTCTCAGGCTTAAAATCAAATACAGGAGTGACTCAGTAGAACAAATACAGGAGCAACTCCATTCTACCACTATGAAGAAAAGTGGCGTTTCTCTCCTTTTGGGTATCATCTTCCTGACTCTGATTGGAGTTCAAG GAACTCCAACAATGAGGAATGGACGCTGTTCCTGCATCAACACCAGCCCAGGGACGATCCATTCAAAATTCTTAAAGGACCTTAAACAATTTGCCCCAAGCCCTTCTtgtgagaaaactgaaatcat TGCTACAATGAAGAATGGGGCTCAAACCTGTCTAAACCCAAATTCAACAGATGTGAAAGAATTGATTAAAGAGTGGGAGAAACAG gtcaaccaaaaaaaaaagcaaaaaaaagggagaaaatataaaaaaaccaagaaagttccaaaagttaaaaaatctCTACATCCTCCTCAAAAGAAGACTACATGA
- the CXCL9 gene encoding C-X-C motif chemokine 9 isoform X2, with protein sequence MRRSPTTRPASVLLATGGSSPPPDKKRTPTMRNGRCSCINTSPGTIHSKFLKDLKQFAPSPSCEKTEIIATMKNGAQTCLNPNSTDVKELIKEWEKQVNQKKKQKKGRKYKKTKKVPKVKKSLHPPQKKTT encoded by the exons ATGAGGCGCAGCCCGACCACTCGGCCGGCCTCTGTCCTGCTGGCAACCGGAGGAAGTTCGCCACCTCCGGATAAAAAAA GAACTCCAACAATGAGGAATGGACGCTGTTCCTGCATCAACACCAGCCCAGGGACGATCCATTCAAAATTCTTAAAGGACCTTAAACAATTTGCCCCAAGCCCTTCTtgtgagaaaactgaaatcat TGCTACAATGAAGAATGGGGCTCAAACCTGTCTAAACCCAAATTCAACAGATGTGAAAGAATTGATTAAAGAGTGGGAGAAACAG gtcaaccaaaaaaaaaagcaaaaaaaagggagaaaatataaaaaaaccaagaaagttccaaaagttaaaaaatctCTACATCCTCCTCAAAAGAAGACTACATGA